The Neptuniibacter halophilus sequence GCGACACCCAATACCCCCTTTGCGATGTCCAAAAGCACGGATATCTTCAAAGAATGGAATGCGCTTGGTAAGTTTCTGGAGAAGGAGATGGGAATATGCTGAAAGCGAAGACACCAGGAGCTTCTAAGGCCCAGCGCGGTGAGCGAATCGATCCGGGTTTGAAAGCAGCTTTGAACACACGGGTTTCTCAGGCGGGTAAGCCTCACCAATTGGCCTTATCTGAGTTGGTGCCTAACCCCAATAACAAGCGCGAGTTAGTGATTCCTCTGCAGGAGTTGATGTCAGCACTGAAAGTAGGCACTGAGGAAAGCCTTGTTTATCTGGATGATGGTTTGCTGGTCTTCCCAGAACGTGAGGAGTTAGCTGATCTGGGGGCTGAGCTTGATATCCGGACCCGTAAGGAAGAGAAGTTCTACGACAAAATCCGCGAGCTGGCGCAGTCAATTCAACAGCACCAGCTGATTTACCCAATTGAGTGCTCCCCACTGGTAGACCAGAAAGGCTATTTAATCGAAACCGGTCATCGCCGCTGGTTTGCCGCGCACTTTGTACCTGGTAAAGAAAAGCTGGAATCCGTCATCAAGGAAAAAGGTGAGCATACGGATCTTGAAAAGGCCTTACGCCGCCGCGACGAGAACGCCAAACGTCATGATTTATCTTTGCTTGAGCAGATTGATGAAGTCGCGGATATTATTGATCTTGCCAAGCGTGAGGCCCAGGGAAAAGTGAGTCAGGTAAAGCTGGCTGCCGTTCTGGGTATGCCGAAGTATGAGATGTCCTACTTTGTGAAGATCATCAAAAGCGGTCTGGAAGAGGTTGAACGAGCCATTCTGCGTGATAATGATCTGAGTGATCTAAGGACGGTTGCAGATATTTGCCGCTTGGATGATCGGGAATTGCGTCTTAAGGCTTTTGAGCTCTATCAGGACAAGGGCAATACTCATGCCCGAAACTACGTTCAGCAGCGTCTGGAGGCCGCGAAGGGACCAGTAAATGAGCAAGCAGGTGTTACCGCGACGGTCGTTAAACCTAAAAAGGTATCGACCACACCGGTAGCAGCAGAGCTTTTTGTATCTACCCTGCGTTCCAAACTTCCAGAGCTGTTAGATGGCATCGATCATGATGATCCAATCACTGTCCTGCAGTCGGTCCTCAAGCGATTTGAAGAAGAAGCGGCCAGCTGATGCTGTTGAGAGCGCCGAAGCGGCATAAACAGGATGCACCGAAGGAGCCCCGGAAAAGGGTTCCTATCCGTCTTAACCAAAGCCTGGTAGATGAAATGGCTCAGTTCCACCAAGCCAAGGAAAAGAGCCAGTGGGTTTCGGATGCTGTGCTGGATCTGTTGAGCCGTGAAATATACGAAGATGCTGATTGGCAAGATGCCGACCACGAAGATACGGTGGCGTTCCTTTCGTTGTTGAACTTTGATGAGAAGCTGATTGATCCAGTTGCCGATACAATTCTCATGCCTCAGTCCGTAGTGGATTCAATGTCTGAGGCTGTTAAGAAAATATGCTGGGTACTACCGGAAGCTTCCCGTTCTGTGAGGCCGGCCATCATACGTGCAGCGATCCGTCAGCGCGTTCTGCTCAATGGCAAATTGCTAAGCGAAGTCCTACTTTAATCTGTCCCCTACCCTATCTGGGTAGGTGGGCTTGCTACGACTCTTCTGCTGGCTGTGCTTCGTCCCCCTCCCCTTCTTCTCTACCAAGACCAAAAAACTCCTTCAGCGTTAGCTGGTGAAGTTCTGGTATGTGTTCAACGCATAGCCCCAGCATGTCAGCGCCGGGATTTGATCTAGCAGGGTTCAACCGATTTGAGAAACGCTGGAGATCTTGCCGCGTTGGTTCTTGGCCGTGAATGGCAATATAGAGCTGGCGTAAAGGGATCGCGTTTTTAATCGCTTCCGTAGCGGCCTTTTTGTACTGGTCGCCTTCTTCTGTTTTTTTAGGCATGTCCACCTCCTGATTAGATATTTGAGAGGATACATATTTTTTATTTGTATATCAAAAATGATTTGCATGTTGCTCCCTGGGTGCTAATATGTATATCAAAGATGATATGCAGAAAAGGACAAGCACATGCACTTATTTGACGACACAGTAGTTATCCCAAACCTGAAATCTCAGCTGGGTTTCATGTTCGGAGATGAAGGCATCCTGGTAGCAGAAGAAGATACTTTCTTCTCCGCTCCGGACATCGATATCAGCGCCTATGACCGCATTGTTGTTTGCATGTCTGGTGGCAAGGACTCAGTGGCCTGCCTACTTCATCTGATCGATCTGGGCGTAGATATGAGCAAGGTTGAGCTATGGCACCATGATGTTGACGGCCGGGAAGGTTCCAGTCTGATGGATTGGCCTTTCATGGCCGACTACAACCGTCAGTTGGCTGCAGCTTTCGAATTGCCGATCTACTTCTCTTGGTTGGAGGGTGGTTTTGAAGGTGAGATGCTGAAGGAAAACTCCTACAGTCGGCCACACCACGTAGAGACTCCAGAAGGCATCATCGTGCTGGAGCGCGATACTCGCCGTGCACGGCCTGGCACACGTATGAAGTTTCCCCAAGTAGGTGCCAACCTGCAGACTCGCTGGTGCAGCTCCGCTCTTAAAATCGATGTGGCACGCCGTGCACTTAACAATCAGGCCCGTTTTGATGGTCAGAAGGTTCTCTTTATCACTGGCGAGCGTCGAGAGGAAAGCAGTAACCGCGCTAAGTATAACCAACTGGAGCCCCATGCTTGCGACCGCCGCAGTGGCCGCAAAGCGCGACACGTTGATGCATGGCGGCCCGTTCTGCACTGGGACGAGGAGCAGGTATGGGATGCCCTGCGCCGTCACGGTGTAATTGCACCGGTTCCATATCGTCTGGGCTGGGGACGTTCATCTTGCATGAAGTGCATCTTCAATGATGCGACTATCTGGGCAACGCTACGAGAGCACTTTCCGGGTAGTCTGGATGCGATCGCCGCCTACGAAGAGCGCTTTGAAACAACCATCAGCCGTAACCGGATCAATATTCTGGATGTGTCCAAACAGGCACGACCACTGGATATTGAAGATGAGGAAGCGTTTGTTCAGGCGATGAAGCACGAATACTCACTGCCGATCATTCAATCATCGGGTGACTGGGTAATGCCTCGGGGAGCATTTGAGAAAACAGGTTGTGGCCCTTCCTAAGGGTCACCGGGGATCCCCGCTTCCACCGGGGATCTTCTCTTCTACTGGGGGTCTATGTTGATTCCTTTTGGCTCGGGGGTAATTGAGTCCTCAATCTCCCGTGCGAGCTGGTCCATATCTATTTTTTGCATATTCAGCCCGGCAGCTGGCAGCTTAATTTTATAACGTGTGCTGCGGCCCCCACCGGGCAATTTTTCAAGGCACCCCATCTCAACCAAAGCGGCCAGATCGCGGGTTGCTGTTGCTCGGCTGGTGGCGGCAATGCTCTTGTACTTACTGGCATTGATGCCCAGTGTGAATTCGTCAGGTTCGGCATCCAGTAACCGGTTGAGTACCTTCTTCTGTCGATCCGCCAGGTCTAAATCTTGGAAGTGTGCCCAAAACCGGGATTTATCCAGTACCCGCATAAAGCGGCTCACACCGCGCTCCATGGCCTGCTTGAGGGTTTCTAAAAACCAACTAAGCCATGAGGTGATATCCATATCGCCCTTCTGAGCGGCTTCCAGTGCATCGTAGTATGCATTGCGGTGACGCATGAAGGCTGCGCTCATGCTGTAGAAACGGACACTGGTTTGCTCATCTTGCGCTAAGGCCCGGTCAGCAACTGCTCGGGTCACTCGACCATTTCCATCAGAGAACGGGTGTAACGTCACCAGCCACAAATGAGCGATGCCGGCGCGGATAAGGCCGTCCAGATTGGCTGAGTCTTCATTGAACCATTTGAGGAACCCGGCCAGTTCAGTGGCCAGAGTCTCGCTGGGGGGCGCAATGAAGTGAATGATTTCCTTACGACCTTGCCTGGATACAACGGCCATTGGTTGTCCTGGTTGATCCTGTCGTAGATCTCCGATGATCGCATGAGGATCCATAAACACGGGGCGCTCGACAAACAAGCTTTGCTGCCACCGGCATAGGCAGTCTTTGTTCAATGGCGTATCGGTTGTTGTTACGGCTTCACATAGCATTTGCACCAGCTGTTCTGTTTCCGGTGTACCACGTTCCACGCCCCAGTTATCTAATCCTAAGCGCCGGGCAGCAGAGGATCGGACGGACGCTGCATTGAGCATTTCCCCTTCAATAGCACTGGTCTCGATGGCATTCTGGACCAGTACATCCATTTGAGATGCAAGATTTGTTTCGGGTGACAGGTGAGCGGCATGGCCTATCAGGCGACCCTGTAGAATTCGTATCTCATTTATCAGAGGCATCAAACTGGTTGTGTCCCATTGGAACGTGGGCCAGTCTTGCTGTTGCCAGATATACATGGTGAACCTCGATAGAAATCTGCGATGAGGCAATTAAAAAGGTTTATTTGCCTCATTTGTTGGTTAATTATGCAGAATATTGAGGCGATTAAAAAGGTGGGTAGCTTTATTGCCATCTTCCCCCGCTATCGAAGGGGGGGCTAAGGACCATTCTTTATATCGGATTGGAGAGGCGCTGACCTCTTGCCGGCGCTCAGGGAAAATAGACATCTCTATTTCCTTAGCCAGCTGTTCCAGATCGATATCGTGGAGAATGGAGGCCTCAGATTCATGTAACAGTCGTATTCCCTTTCCTGGTTCCGGTGGATTCAGCAGCAGATCAATCTTGCCTTCCTGCAAGGTCGATACGCAGGCCAGTATCTCAGAGTTGTGGTCATGGAAGCCCAGGGCATCTCCCAGCGCTCCTATGTTCTTCAGATCCTCAGGGCTGACCTTAATGCGGCATGCACCGCAGAAGCCGTCACGACAATGGCTGGTGGGCGTGAGTCCACTCCCTTCCAGTGATTCTAGAATGCTTTTACCTGTTTTCTGTTGATACTGCATAGTGGTGCCCTCCCCTCTTCGATCTCCAGGAGAAAAGTTGTCAGTGACAACTCCCTCCTGAATGTGGTCATTAAGCGTTGAGGTTAATCCCTGATGTCGGGGGCTGGTGATTTAGGATTTCCGATAGTTCATCGAAATCGATCTTGGAATGGAGGCTCTGGGCATCAAACATGGTATCGAGCACACCTTTTATCTCCGGTGTAAGGTCGATGCCAATCTCTTCACTGACCTGATAAGTCTCCTTCATAAAGGATTTCATGCGCTCCATGGCTTTGGGCGCTGGGCTGGATGAAGTGTCCAGATCCATGAAGTACTGCTCACAGGCCTCTGCCCATCGTTCATTCTGTTCGGTGGTGAACGGTTGGCCTGGTTCTGCACCAACGAACTGACAAATCTTGCTGTAGTCTTCTTTCAGACAGCCGGGAGCGGTTTCCAGTGTGGCTTGCTTGATGAACTCATCTAAGAAGATGTGACAGGATTCATGGAGCAATGTAGATGGATTATGGTTTTCAGAAAGTAGCATCAGGAATCGACTGTCCATGGGATTGCGGATCACAGCCCCTAAAGGCCCTGAAGGGGTATAATCCATATAGCCGCCCGGTTCCTGCTGGTTACCGAAGACTATCTCCAGTGGAGTATTAACCTTCTCGTAGCTATCCAATGGAATCTTATTTCGCCGTTCCGATGGGATGTTTTGACGGTTTACAGTTTGTCTTGCCTCATACTCCCCTGCCAGGTACAGATAGCGGGTCCGAGATGGGCGCATCTCAAATTCCAGTTTCTGAGCATAGTCCTGGAGCTGTTTTGGAGAAGTTTGTTGTGCCAGGTTGGCGATGGTTTCTGAAATACGAGTACCAAGCATCGTCGCTGCGTCAGAGATAGGTATCCCGCGCTGGTCGGCCAGATCAAATACAATACGGAGGTCATTCAAGTGCTTAAAGTAGTATCTCTTAGTCTCTTCTGACACCTGGTTGAAGTTTTTGGCCTGTCCACCCACCGCAAACTCTTCTATCCCTTGGATACCGTGTTGAAGCTCATGGAGAATGACTTGAAGTGCTTGAGCTCCATTCTGGGCTTTGATCTGTAGGTGAGCATTGGGAGGTGTGCCGTGCAACGTGCCCGATGCCTTTGGTAAATCAGGATGAATCTGAATTTCAGTCGGAATATCCAGCATCTGAGGGTAATGAGAAAAGACCAGATCATGGTTCAAAACCTGACTGAGCCGACCCGAGAATACGGAAGAAGGAACATAGTTTTCAGTGATTTCTTTCTGTTCTCTTGGGGGCAGTCCACTGAAGTTTCCTGCGATGCCGAAGTCTCGCATTGCCACCCGTTCATAGTAATCATTGGTGGGTGTAAATACATTAGGATCGATCATGGCCTGTGAATCATCGATTTCAAAGCGCCACTTATCATCGATTCCTTGATGCCATCCTGTAAGCTTTCGAATCCGGTCCATCTCTATGCCCCGCTCCTGCATTTTGCGGGCTTGAGTGAGCGTGGTCCAGTTACGGTTTGCAGCCTTGATACCTGCAAACTGATAAAGCACCTTGTCATACTCAGGGGCCTGCTGATACAGAATATTGATAGAGGTGTCGTTGTAACTGCCGACATTGCCAACCGCGCTTTTGATTTGGCCTGGCTCAAAAACAATGAAATGTTCGGCGGTATCCGGTGTATGCCATAGTGCTCCAGCGGATCGGTCTATAACTCCATCATATCCAGCCCGTTGAATGATTTGCAGCGGTAGGCCTTCATAGCCATGGGATTGCGCATAATCGGATACTATGTTGATGGCATCGACTGTAGAGGTTGATGCATTGAGCTGTCGTGCTAACCGTCTGGCCTCTACCATGCTGCCTTTATGGTCGATCACAATAGAAGAAGCAATTGCGCCTAATGGGAATGCTTTGTCGTGGGTGCCACGGCTGTAGGGGGTATCGGGTGAGATTGTAAATGGTCTGTTCATTCTGAGGTGGACAGGATAAACCGCCCCCCCGTCTTGGGCTAACCGTTCCTTAATACGATCATAGGAAACATCTTCAAACTTGAACTGAGACTTCCGCAGCGTATCAAAAATCGCCTGGGCTTTCGCTTGAAGCTCGGGTGAGTTTGGCGTGGCGTAGTTCTCAGAGGCATCGTTGGGATCGCTGCTAAAGTAAAAGGCTTTACCGAGTCGGCTAGTACCATTCCGCGCCGCTTCATCGAAGTGAGAAAAATCAGCGAAAGAACCGTGATAAAACGTGCGTGGATGACCGTTCCCATCCACCAGCTTGCTTTCCTGCATCCACTCCATCAGATTGCTATTTACATGCAGAGGGGCTTTAGGGAGGTTCTGGGATAGATAATCTATGACCTCCTCGTTATCCAGGAGGCTAGCCAGCGTAGGATTCGATTTCAGGTGATCAGGCAGGTCCAGCTCCCGGCCTATTTCGGCAGCGATGGTGCTGACATGTTGAATATCAACTCCTGCTGATTGATACAGGGTTTCAGGCTTGATACCCATCCGCATCCCCATGGTGGTGTACCACCGATCCCACAGGCTGGCGATGGTTTGGGCAACTTCGGGGCGGCTGCCGGGCAACGCTTCTATTTTTGAGCTGATCTCTTGCAAAATCTGAGCAGACATAGTGTGTACCATCAAATTAATATACCGATATACAATAATATATTAAATTCTGGTGTTTTGTCTGCTACCCCCAAAAGTTGTCAGTGACAACTCATGGGGGGCTGGTGGGCTAGGCTGACAGGGTTAATCCCTGAGGGGAAGGAAAGTAGGTCTCTCCAGCCATTTTTTGGCTTCATAAAGCTGCAGAGCAATGTTCATATCTTCATCTGGGCCGATCTCTGTGTGATCAATAACGTCCAGGTCATCTATCTTATGCAAGCGAGGATCAATCGGGGTGAAGCACAAAGTGGCCTCCTGACGATTACCCTGTTCCATGAGAAGGAAGTGAAGATTGCTGATCGGTGTGGTGCAGGCTTTCTTGCTGCAGCTGGCGAGGTGTAGC is a genomic window containing:
- a CDS encoding phosphoadenosine phosphosulfate reductase family protein, with the protein product MHLFDDTVVIPNLKSQLGFMFGDEGILVAEEDTFFSAPDIDISAYDRIVVCMSGGKDSVACLLHLIDLGVDMSKVELWHHDVDGREGSSLMDWPFMADYNRQLAAAFELPIYFSWLEGGFEGEMLKENSYSRPHHVETPEGIIVLERDTRRARPGTRMKFPQVGANLQTRWCSSALKIDVARRALNNQARFDGQKVLFITGERREESSNRAKYNQLEPHACDRRSGRKARHVDAWRPVLHWDEEQVWDALRRHGVIAPVPYRLGWGRSSCMKCIFNDATIWATLREHFPGSLDAIAAYEERFETTISRNRINILDVSKQARPLDIEDEEAFVQAMKHEYSLPIIQSSGDWVMPRGAFEKTGCGPS
- a CDS encoding 2Fe-2S iron-sulfur cluster binding domain-containing protein: MQYQQKTGKSILESLEGSGLTPTSHCRDGFCGACRIKVSPEDLKNIGALGDALGFHDHNSEILACVSTLQEGKIDLLLNPPEPGKGIRLLHESEASILHDIDLEQLAKEIEMSIFPERRQEVSASPIRYKEWSLAPPSIAGEDGNKATHLFNRLNILHN
- a CDS encoding ParB/RepB/Spo0J family partition protein, with translation MLKAKTPGASKAQRGERIDPGLKAALNTRVSQAGKPHQLALSELVPNPNNKRELVIPLQELMSALKVGTEESLVYLDDGLLVFPEREELADLGAELDIRTRKEEKFYDKIRELAQSIQQHQLIYPIECSPLVDQKGYLIETGHRRWFAAHFVPGKEKLESVIKEKGEHTDLEKALRRRDENAKRHDLSLLEQIDEVADIIDLAKREAQGKVSQVKLAAVLGMPKYEMSYFVKIIKSGLEEVERAILRDNDLSDLRTVADICRLDDRELRLKAFELYQDKGNTHARNYVQQRLEAAKGPVNEQAGVTATVVKPKKVSTTPVAAELFVSTLRSKLPELLDGIDHDDPITVLQSVLKRFEEEAAS
- a CDS encoding Fic family protein, encoding MYIWQQQDWPTFQWDTTSLMPLINEIRILQGRLIGHAAHLSPETNLASQMDVLVQNAIETSAIEGEMLNAASVRSSAARRLGLDNWGVERGTPETEQLVQMLCEAVTTTDTPLNKDCLCRWQQSLFVERPVFMDPHAIIGDLRQDQPGQPMAVVSRQGRKEIIHFIAPPSETLATELAGFLKWFNEDSANLDGLIRAGIAHLWLVTLHPFSDGNGRVTRAVADRALAQDEQTSVRFYSMSAAFMRHRNAYYDALEAAQKGDMDITSWLSWFLETLKQAMERGVSRFMRVLDKSRFWAHFQDLDLADRQKKVLNRLLDAEPDEFTLGINASKYKSIAATSRATATRDLAALVEMGCLEKLPGGGRSTRYKIKLPAAGLNMQKIDMDQLAREIEDSITPEPKGINIDPQ
- a CDS encoding LPD23 domain-containing protein; this translates as MSAQILQEISSKIEALPGSRPEVAQTIASLWDRWYTTMGMRMGIKPETLYQSAGVDIQHVSTIAAEIGRELDLPDHLKSNPTLASLLDNEEVIDYLSQNLPKAPLHVNSNLMEWMQESKLVDGNGHPRTFYHGSFADFSHFDEAARNGTSRLGKAFYFSSDPNDASENYATPNSPELQAKAQAIFDTLRKSQFKFEDVSYDRIKERLAQDGGAVYPVHLRMNRPFTISPDTPYSRGTHDKAFPLGAIASSIVIDHKGSMVEARRLARQLNASTSTVDAINIVSDYAQSHGYEGLPLQIIQRAGYDGVIDRSAGALWHTPDTAEHFIVFEPGQIKSAVGNVGSYNDTSINILYQQAPEYDKVLYQFAGIKAANRNWTTLTQARKMQERGIEMDRIRKLTGWHQGIDDKWRFEIDDSQAMIDPNVFTPTNDYYERVAMRDFGIAGNFSGLPPREQKEITENYVPSSVFSGRLSQVLNHDLVFSHYPQMLDIPTEIQIHPDLPKASGTLHGTPPNAHLQIKAQNGAQALQVILHELQHGIQGIEEFAVGGQAKNFNQVSEETKRYYFKHLNDLRIVFDLADQRGIPISDAATMLGTRISETIANLAQQTSPKQLQDYAQKLEFEMRPSRTRYLYLAGEYEARQTVNRQNIPSERRNKIPLDSYEKVNTPLEIVFGNQQEPGGYMDYTPSGPLGAVIRNPMDSRFLMLLSENHNPSTLLHESCHIFLDEFIKQATLETAPGCLKEDYSKICQFVGAEPGQPFTTEQNERWAEACEQYFMDLDTSSSPAPKAMERMKSFMKETYQVSEEIGIDLTPEIKGVLDTMFDAQSLHSKIDFDELSEILNHQPPTSGINLNA